Proteins encoded in a region of the Streptomyces sp. NBC_01298 genome:
- a CDS encoding kelch motif-containing protein, which yields MDYRPSKQFKKTALGASAAALLLALNAPAALSFAGDRYHSYKIGQAGYRAQYGSWGLTALPEEYRINAMHAALLRTGKVLLIAGSGNDQRNFDKGTFSTVLWDPKDDSFKRIPTPEDFFCSGHSQLPDGQLLVAGGTARYEVLGGKVTRAGGGMRVKNESPDKAVTLPKGTVFRSPSGVEYVSRFAVTVPKATRRFEIAYGRGGQMMPWKTKVVAAEARVFVEAVREGAAGLTTQAAQYAVAGLTGKDAADVYGLAERLSADKQDFQGIKSAYEFDPVAEKYVPVDPMRDARWYPTLVGLQDGRVLAVSGLNDVGDVVPGDNEYYDPKTKKWSKGPFRYFPTYPALFLTQGGKLLYTGSNAGYGPKGKGREPGVWDLATNQYRKVGGLADADQLETSSSVLLPPAQDQKVMVLGGGGVGESRLSTDRTAVVDLKAEVPVFRSTARLPQGVRYLSSVLLPDDSVFTTGGSADYRGRGASDIRKAQFYYPRTDTFVAAAAPKVGRNYHSEALLLPDGRVATFGSDPLFADKDNTRLGRFEHRLEVYSPPYLYRDPALRPVLGEGPQEVGPGGRATFRAPKAERIQRARLMRPSAVTHTTDVEQRSIELGLEKTADTVTVTVPADPTLVPPGWYMLFVTDADGTPSVAKWVRVRPAPEPAAPKPPPPAASRDGWLS from the coding sequence ATGGACTACCGGCCTTCGAAGCAGTTCAAGAAGACGGCCCTGGGCGCCTCGGCGGCGGCCCTGCTGCTCGCGCTCAACGCGCCCGCCGCGCTCTCCTTCGCCGGGGACCGCTACCACTCGTACAAGATCGGGCAGGCCGGCTACCGCGCGCAGTACGGCTCGTGGGGGCTGACCGCCCTCCCCGAGGAGTACCGGATCAACGCCATGCACGCGGCGCTGCTGCGCACCGGCAAGGTGCTGCTGATCGCCGGCTCCGGCAACGACCAGCGCAACTTCGACAAGGGCACCTTCTCCACCGTCCTGTGGGACCCCAAGGACGACAGCTTCAAGAGGATCCCGACCCCGGAGGACTTCTTCTGCTCCGGCCACAGCCAGCTCCCCGACGGACAGCTCCTGGTGGCCGGCGGAACCGCGCGCTACGAGGTGCTCGGCGGGAAGGTCACCCGGGCCGGCGGCGGCATGCGGGTCAAGAACGAGAGCCCCGACAAGGCGGTCACCCTGCCGAAGGGCACCGTCTTCCGGTCCCCGTCCGGCGTCGAGTACGTGTCGAGGTTCGCCGTCACCGTCCCCAAGGCCACCCGGCGGTTCGAGATCGCCTACGGGCGCGGCGGGCAGATGATGCCGTGGAAGACCAAGGTGGTCGCCGCGGAGGCGCGCGTCTTCGTGGAGGCGGTCCGGGAGGGCGCCGCAGGACTGACGACCCAGGCCGCCCAGTACGCGGTGGCCGGGCTCACCGGCAAGGACGCCGCCGACGTCTACGGGCTCGCGGAGCGGCTCAGCGCCGACAAGCAGGACTTCCAGGGCATCAAGTCCGCCTACGAGTTCGACCCGGTGGCGGAGAAGTACGTACCGGTCGACCCGATGAGGGACGCCCGCTGGTACCCGACCCTGGTGGGGCTCCAGGACGGGCGGGTCCTCGCCGTGTCCGGGCTCAACGACGTGGGCGACGTGGTCCCCGGCGACAACGAGTACTACGACCCGAAGACGAAGAAGTGGTCCAAGGGGCCCTTCCGCTACTTCCCGACCTACCCCGCGCTCTTCCTCACCCAGGGCGGCAAACTGCTCTACACCGGCTCCAACGCGGGCTACGGGCCCAAGGGCAAGGGGCGCGAGCCGGGCGTGTGGGACCTGGCGACGAACCAGTACCGCAAGGTCGGCGGACTGGCCGACGCCGACCAGCTGGAGACCTCCTCGTCGGTCCTGCTGCCCCCGGCCCAGGACCAGAAGGTGATGGTGCTCGGCGGCGGCGGAGTCGGCGAGTCCCGGCTGTCCACGGACCGGACGGCGGTCGTGGACCTCAAGGCGGAGGTGCCGGTCTTCCGGTCGACGGCCCGGCTGCCGCAGGGCGTGCGCTACCTCAGCAGCGTGCTGCTGCCCGACGACTCCGTCTTCACCACGGGCGGCTCCGCCGACTACCGGGGCCGGGGCGCCAGCGACATCCGCAAGGCGCAGTTCTACTACCCGCGCACCGACACCTTCGTGGCCGCCGCTGCCCCCAAGGTCGGGCGCAACTACCACTCCGAGGCGCTGCTGCTGCCCGACGGGCGGGTGGCGACCTTCGGCTCCGACCCGCTCTTCGCCGACAAGGACAACACCAGGCTGGGCCGGTTCGAACACCGGCTGGAGGTCTACAGCCCGCCGTACCTGTACCGGGACCCGGCGCTGCGGCCCGTGCTGGGGGAGGGGCCCCAGGAGGTCGGGCCCGGCGGCCGCGCCACCTTCCGGGCACCGAAGGCGGAGCGGATCCAGCGGGCCCGGCTGATGCGTCCGAGCGCGGTCACGCACACCACCGACGTGGAGCAGCGGTCGATCGAGCTCGGGCTGGAGAAGACGGCGGACACGGTGACGGTGACCGTGCCGGCCGACCCGACACTGGTGCCGCCCGGCTGGTACATGCTGTTCGTGACGGACGCGGACGGAACCCCGTCGGTGGCGAAGTGGGTGCGGGTGCGGCCGGCTCCGGAGCCGGCGGCGCCGAAGCCGCCACCGCCGGCGGCGTCGCGGGACGGGTGGCTGAGCTAG
- a CDS encoding glycosyltransferase family 2 protein, which yields MRQEAFDYETHSGLAGPLEEPDPAVAYRVRYRSLLAREDLRTRIRAVALMTLAPVAATGLLLYLLWPTHRTVREGGEGWLVRLDGVMLGSVALIMLFMVVNVVSIAHATMVARDPVPVPAEPGTRVAFLTTYVPGKEPLSMAAATLRGAVAVRHDGPLDVWLLDEGDDPAARELCAALGVRHFTRKGVPEWNTAKGAHRARTKHGNYNSWLARHGGDYDYLASVDTDHVPLPQYLERMLGFFRDPDIAFVVGPQVYGNYTSSVTKAAESQQYLFHALIQRAGNRYGAPMFVGTNNAVRISALRQVGGLYDSLTEDMATGFELHRSRNPATGRFWRSVYTPDVLAVGEGPNTWTDFFTQQLRWSRGTYETLLRQYWRGCLRMPPGRWLNYTLMLVYYPMTAVNWLLGVLSCVLFLWFGASGTQVSSEVWLMLYTDAAALQVGLYLWNRRHNVSPHEPEGSGGLAGMAMSAVCAPVYLMSLGSAVLRTRGRFVVTPKGGTASPDLPATFRIHLFWAAVLLVSLAASVRYEHTHAAMRIWAVLALAVTLAPPAVWAVTELRAKAARGAPGAGSEPGDEPGEEPEQAFATTAGGN from the coding sequence GTGCGGCAGGAAGCCTTCGACTACGAGACCCACAGCGGGCTGGCCGGCCCCCTCGAGGAGCCGGACCCCGCCGTCGCCTACCGCGTGCGGTACCGCTCCCTGCTCGCGCGCGAGGACCTCCGGACCCGAATACGGGCCGTCGCGCTCATGACCCTGGCCCCCGTCGCCGCCACCGGGCTGCTGCTCTACCTGCTCTGGCCCACGCACCGCACCGTCCGGGAGGGCGGCGAGGGCTGGCTCGTGCGGCTCGACGGCGTGATGCTCGGATCCGTCGCCCTGATCATGCTCTTCATGGTGGTCAACGTGGTCTCCATCGCCCACGCCACGATGGTCGCCCGGGACCCCGTCCCGGTCCCCGCCGAGCCCGGCACCCGCGTCGCCTTCCTCACCACCTACGTGCCCGGCAAGGAACCGCTCTCCATGGCGGCCGCCACCCTGCGCGGGGCCGTGGCCGTCCGCCACGACGGGCCGCTCGACGTCTGGCTTCTCGACGAGGGCGACGACCCCGCGGCCAGGGAGCTGTGCGCGGCCCTCGGCGTGCGCCACTTCACCCGCAAGGGCGTACCCGAGTGGAACACGGCGAAGGGGGCGCACCGGGCGAGGACCAAGCACGGCAACTACAACTCCTGGCTGGCCCGGCACGGCGGGGACTACGACTACCTCGCCTCCGTGGACACCGACCACGTGCCGCTCCCGCAGTACCTGGAGCGGATGCTCGGCTTCTTCCGCGACCCCGACATCGCCTTCGTCGTCGGCCCGCAGGTCTACGGCAACTACACCTCCTCGGTCACCAAGGCCGCCGAGTCCCAGCAGTACCTCTTCCACGCGCTGATCCAGCGCGCGGGCAACCGCTACGGCGCCCCCATGTTCGTCGGCACCAACAACGCCGTCCGGATCAGCGCCCTGCGCCAGGTCGGCGGGCTCTACGACTCCCTCACCGAGGACATGGCCACCGGCTTCGAGCTGCACCGCAGCCGCAACCCCGCGACCGGCCGGTTCTGGCGCTCCGTCTACACCCCCGACGTGCTCGCCGTGGGAGAGGGGCCGAACACCTGGACCGACTTCTTCACGCAGCAGCTGCGCTGGTCGAGGGGGACGTACGAGACCCTCCTGCGGCAGTACTGGCGCGGCTGCTTGCGGATGCCCCCGGGCCGCTGGCTCAACTACACCCTGATGCTCGTCTACTACCCGATGACCGCCGTCAACTGGCTCCTCGGCGTCCTCAGCTGCGTGCTGTTCCTGTGGTTCGGCGCCTCCGGCACCCAGGTCTCCTCCGAGGTCTGGCTGATGCTCTACACCGACGCCGCCGCCCTCCAGGTCGGCCTGTACCTGTGGAACCGCCGCCACAACGTCTCGCCCCACGAGCCGGAGGGCTCCGGCGGGCTCGCCGGCATGGCGATGTCGGCCGTCTGCGCGCCGGTCTACCTGATGTCGCTCGGCTCGGCGGTGCTGCGCACCCGGGGCCGTTTCGTCGTCACCCCCAAGGGCGGCACCGCCAGCCCCGACCTGCCCGCGACCTTCCGCATCCACCTCTTCTGGGCCGCCGTCCTCCTCGTCTCCCTCGCGGCCTCCGTGCGCTACGAGCACACCCACGCGGCCATGCGGATCTGGGCGGTGCTCGCCCTGGCCGTCACCCTCGCCCCGCCGGCCGTATGGGCCGTGACGGAGCTGCGCGCCAAGGCGGCCCGGGGCGCGCCCGGCGCGGGCTCCGAGCCGGGCGACGAGCCGGGCGAGGAGCCGGAGCAGGCGTTCGCGACCACCGCAGGAGGGAACTGA
- a CDS encoding C39 family peptidase, giving the protein MSASTIKHAVPYYSQWESAALVPGFVEGADAAGDPLWAGSGADSPEEYAFWAPRMCGVACLRMALGRLGLPVPPSVELVKELCAAGAYVRDGDAVQGLIYQPFAEYVNARWGLDARSEPRLDHGTVRDVLAGGGLAMLSVHWSIRTLVPAGAARGGHLVLAVGATEDAVLVHNPSGFPDGSQAYAPVPWAELDRFYAGRGVLLAGRAG; this is encoded by the coding sequence ATGAGCGCCTCCACGATCAAGCACGCCGTCCCCTACTACTCCCAGTGGGAGTCCGCCGCCCTCGTGCCCGGGTTCGTCGAGGGCGCCGACGCGGCGGGGGATCCCCTGTGGGCCGGGTCCGGGGCCGACTCCCCCGAGGAGTACGCCTTCTGGGCGCCCCGCATGTGCGGAGTCGCCTGTCTGCGGATGGCGCTGGGCCGCCTGGGGCTCCCCGTACCGCCTTCCGTGGAGCTCGTGAAGGAGCTCTGCGCGGCCGGGGCGTACGTGCGGGACGGGGACGCCGTGCAGGGGCTGATCTACCAGCCCTTCGCGGAGTACGTGAACGCCCGCTGGGGCCTGGACGCGCGCTCGGAGCCCCGGCTGGACCACGGCACCGTCCGGGACGTGCTCGCCGGGGGCGGGCTGGCGATGCTGTCCGTCCACTGGTCGATCCGCACCCTGGTCCCCGCGGGGGCGGCCCGGGGCGGTCACCTGGTGCTCGCCGTCGGCGCCACCGAGGACGCCGTCCTGGTGCACAATCCCTCCGGCTTCCCCGACGGTTCGCAAGCGTACGCGCCCGTCCCCTGGGCGGAGCTGGACCGCTTCTACGCCGGTCGCGGCGTCCTGCTTGCAGGCCGCGCCGGCTGA
- a CDS encoding MTH1187 family thiamine-binding protein yields MMIAFSVTPLGVGEEVGEYVADAVRVVRASGLPNHTDAMFTTIEGEWDEVMDVVKRAVAAVEERAPRVSFILKADIRPGVTDGMTSKMETVERHLAGG; encoded by the coding sequence ATGATGATCGCGTTCTCGGTGACCCCGCTGGGCGTCGGTGAAGAGGTCGGCGAGTACGTGGCGGACGCGGTCCGCGTGGTCCGCGCGTCGGGGCTGCCGAACCACACGGACGCGATGTTCACCACCATCGAGGGAGAGTGGGACGAGGTGATGGACGTGGTCAAGCGCGCGGTGGCCGCCGTCGAGGAGCGCGCCCCGCGGGTCTCCTTCATCCTCAAGGCCGACATCCGCCCCGGAGTCACGGACGGCATGACGTCCAAGATGGAAACGGTGGAACGCCACCTCGCCGGGGGCTGA
- a CDS encoding DUF3817 domain-containing protein → MDIKTASALHRLRLISVPEALSFPALLLFGSVLSRISDIDYLMMPLGVIHGILFVIYGVFLLDVWFKAKWPLKKVVLFFLLALIPFGGLYGDRLLKRDETAGVLAARAREAARA, encoded by the coding sequence GTGGACATCAAGACCGCTTCCGCCCTGCACCGACTGCGCCTCATCTCCGTACCGGAGGCGCTCTCGTTCCCGGCGCTGCTGCTCTTCGGCTCGGTGCTGAGCCGGATCTCGGACATCGACTACCTGATGATGCCGCTCGGCGTCATCCACGGGATCCTGTTCGTCATCTACGGCGTCTTCCTGCTGGACGTCTGGTTCAAGGCGAAGTGGCCGCTGAAGAAGGTCGTGCTGTTCTTCCTGCTGGCTCTGATCCCCTTCGGCGGGCTCTACGGCGACCGCCTGCTCAAGCGTGACGAGACGGCCGGCGTGCTCGCCGCCCGTGCCCGTGAGGCGGCCCGCGCATGA
- a CDS encoding AIM24 family protein, which produces MAQFRLQGSKVLAVDLTGDAVKAKNGAMVAYDGQMAFKKMTGGGEGLRGMVTRRLTGEQMTVMEVQGHGTCFFADRASEINLVNLRGEKLYVESSNLLCTDAGLRTGTTFTGLRGATTGNGLFTTTVEGNGQAAITSDGPAVVLRVSSQYPLSVDPGAYIAHTGNLQQSFQSGVTFRTLIGEGSGEAFQIRFEGEGLVYVQPSERNTIGGDV; this is translated from the coding sequence GTGGCTCAGTTCCGACTCCAAGGCAGCAAGGTGCTCGCCGTCGACCTGACCGGGGACGCCGTGAAAGCGAAAAACGGCGCCATGGTCGCGTACGACGGCCAGATGGCCTTCAAGAAGATGACCGGCGGCGGCGAAGGCCTCCGCGGAATGGTGACCCGGCGGCTCACCGGCGAGCAGATGACCGTGATGGAAGTGCAGGGTCACGGCACCTGCTTCTTCGCCGACCGGGCGAGTGAGATCAATCTGGTCAATCTGCGCGGCGAGAAGCTGTACGTCGAGTCCAGCAACCTGCTGTGCACCGATGCCGGCCTGCGCACCGGCACCACCTTCACCGGTCTGCGGGGGGCTACGACGGGCAACGGCCTGTTCACCACCACCGTCGAGGGCAACGGGCAGGCGGCGATCACCTCCGACGGCCCGGCCGTCGTGCTGCGCGTCAGCTCCCAGTACCCGCTCTCCGTGGACCCGGGCGCGTACATCGCGCACACCGGGAACCTCCAGCAGTCCTTCCAGTCCGGCGTGACCTTCCGCACGCTGATCGGCGAGGGTTCGGGCGAGGCGTTCCAGATCCGCTTCGAGGGCGAGGGCCTGGTGTACGTACAGCCCAGCGAGCGCAACACCATCGGGGGCGACGTCTGA
- a CDS encoding AIM24 family protein has protein sequence MPFREINSKMVEAQVIPGQKMYSQRGAMLAYRGEVSFTPSLTGGQGGVMGMIGRRVANEQTPLMEVEGSGTVMFGHGGHHIQVISLTGETLYVEADRLLAFDGTLQQGTMFMGAQGGVMGMVRGQVTGQGLFTTTLKGHGSVAVMAHGGVIELPITPNRPIHVDPQAYVAHHGEVRNKLSTALGWRDMVGRGSGEAFQLELSGQGAVYVQASEEKL, from the coding sequence ATGCCGTTCCGCGAGATCAACTCGAAGATGGTCGAGGCCCAGGTGATCCCGGGCCAGAAGATGTACAGCCAGCGCGGCGCGATGCTCGCGTACCGCGGCGAGGTCTCCTTCACCCCGAGCCTGACCGGCGGCCAGGGCGGCGTGATGGGCATGATCGGGCGCCGCGTGGCGAACGAACAGACCCCGCTGATGGAGGTCGAGGGCAGCGGCACCGTGATGTTCGGCCACGGCGGCCACCACATCCAGGTCATCAGCCTCACCGGCGAGACGCTCTACGTGGAGGCCGACCGGCTGCTCGCCTTCGACGGCACCCTCCAGCAGGGCACGATGTTCATGGGCGCGCAGGGCGGGGTCATGGGCATGGTGCGCGGCCAGGTCACCGGCCAGGGCCTGTTCACCACCACCCTCAAGGGCCACGGCTCGGTGGCCGTGATGGCCCACGGCGGGGTCATCGAGCTGCCGATCACCCCGAACCGCCCGATCCACGTGGACCCGCAGGCCTACGTCGCCCACCACGGCGAGGTCCGCAACAAGCTGTCCACGGCGCTGGGCTGGCGCGACATGGTCGGGCGCGGCTCGGGCGAGGCGTTCCAGCTGGAGCTGTCCGGCCAGGGCGCGGTGTACGTACAGGCCTCGGAGGAGAAGCTGTGA
- a CDS encoding AIM24 family protein yields the protein MTGGPGGPTVFDPYTLPSDDNVNAYTFCVELKGSQWFLQKGKMIAYYGRIEFNGIGHGRFDRLLRTSFHSPLHASDWVVAEGQGKMLLADRAFDVNSYDLDNGNLTIRSGNLLAYQPSLALKQSIVPGFLTLIGTGKFVAASSGPVVFMEPPLRVDPQALVGWADCPSPCHHYDHGYMSGVLGGLRSLTGIGGSSGEEHQFEFVGAGTVLLQSSEMLMPEQAIGAVGPGAATGQAQGVPGQGPLGQLGVPRMPGQLGDLQRRFGL from the coding sequence GTGACCGGCGGACCGGGTGGTCCGACCGTCTTCGACCCGTACACCCTGCCGTCCGACGACAACGTCAACGCCTACACCTTCTGCGTGGAGCTCAAGGGGAGCCAGTGGTTCCTGCAGAAGGGCAAGATGATCGCCTACTACGGGCGCATCGAGTTCAACGGCATCGGCCACGGCCGGTTCGACCGGCTGCTGCGCACCAGCTTCCATTCGCCGCTGCACGCGAGCGACTGGGTGGTGGCCGAGGGCCAGGGCAAGATGCTGCTGGCCGACCGGGCCTTCGACGTGAACTCGTACGACCTGGACAACGGCAACCTGACCATCCGGTCGGGGAACCTGCTCGCCTACCAGCCCTCGCTGGCGCTGAAGCAGTCGATCGTCCCGGGCTTCCTCACCCTGATCGGAACCGGGAAGTTCGTGGCCGCCTCCAGCGGTCCGGTGGTGTTCATGGAGCCGCCGCTGCGCGTGGACCCGCAGGCGCTGGTGGGGTGGGCGGACTGCCCTTCCCCCTGCCACCACTACGACCACGGGTACATGTCGGGCGTGCTCGGCGGCCTGCGCTCGCTGACGGGCATCGGGGGCTCCTCGGGCGAGGAGCACCAGTTCGAGTTCGTGGGCGCGGGTACGGTCCTGCTCCAGTCCTCGGAGATGCTGATGCCGGAGCAGGCGATCGGGGCGGTGGGTCCCGGGGCGGCCACGGGCCAGGCGCAGGGCGTGCCCGGGCAGGGTCCGCTGGGGCAGCTCGGCGTACCGCGCATGCCGGGGCAGCTGGGTGATCTCCAGAGGCGCTTCGGGCTGTAG
- a CDS encoding MarR family winged helix-turn-helix transcriptional regulator, whose amino-acid sequence METETATRWLTDAEQCAWRTHLDVSRLLSHQLEKDLQPFGLTNNDYEILVNLSESEEHRMRMSDLATSTLQSKSRLSHQITRMESAGLVRRVNCESDRRGLYAVLTPEGMETMRKVAPHHVASVRRHFIDLLPPDALAALRAALTPVAEHLRAGRGKA is encoded by the coding sequence ATCGAGACCGAGACGGCCACCCGCTGGCTGACCGACGCCGAGCAGTGCGCCTGGCGCACCCACCTGGACGTCAGCAGACTGCTGTCGCACCAGCTGGAAAAGGACCTCCAGCCTTTCGGGCTCACCAACAACGACTACGAGATCCTCGTGAACCTCTCCGAATCCGAGGAACACCGGATGCGGATGAGCGATCTCGCGACCTCGACGCTGCAGTCCAAGAGCCGGCTCTCCCACCAGATCACCCGCATGGAATCGGCGGGCCTGGTCCGCCGTGTGAACTGCGAGTCCGACCGCCGCGGGCTCTACGCCGTCCTCACGCCCGAGGGCATGGAGACCATGCGCAAGGTCGCCCCGCACCACGTGGCGTCCGTCCGCCGGCACTTCATCGACCTGCTCCCCCCGGACGCCCTCGCCGCGCTGCGCGCCGCGCTGACACCCGTCGCCGAGCACCTGCGCGCGGGCCGCGGCAAGGCCTGA
- a CDS encoding PepSY domain-containing protein, whose protein sequence is MQRNTYVSAAAAVVLALGGPVAAAATAAAAPTALTAATAARADVTAEAAAQAALKANPGVIESLDRDGAVWHVDVVSKDGTHSELEVDAASGSVTKENQDDDQKADDYASLLAAKVTAEQAMKTAVAAHPGKVWSVEWDDDDDNGRAATWNVEVKTTDGKTQNVHVDTATAKVVSSDADDDDSDDGNN, encoded by the coding sequence ATGCAGCGCAATACATACGTTTCGGCGGCCGCGGCCGTGGTCCTGGCCCTGGGGGGGCCGGTGGCGGCCGCGGCGACGGCAGCCGCCGCCCCGACGGCCCTGACCGCGGCCACCGCCGCGCGCGCCGACGTGACCGCCGAGGCGGCGGCCCAGGCGGCCCTGAAGGCCAACCCCGGAGTCATCGAGTCCCTGGACCGCGACGGCGCGGTCTGGCACGTGGACGTCGTCAGCAAGGACGGCACCCACTCGGAGCTGGAGGTGGACGCCGCGAGCGGCAGCGTCACCAAGGAGAACCAGGACGACGACCAGAAGGCCGACGACTACGCCTCGCTGCTCGCCGCGAAGGTGACCGCCGAGCAGGCCATGAAGACGGCCGTGGCCGCCCACCCCGGCAAGGTCTGGTCGGTGGAGTGGGATGACGACGACGACAACGGCCGCGCCGCCACCTGGAACGTCGAGGTCAAGACGACCGACGGGAAGACCCAGAACGTCCACGTGGACACGGCCACGGCGAAGGTCGTCTCGTCCGACGCGGACGACGACGACAGCGACGACGGGAACAACTGA
- a CDS encoding 50S ribosomal protein bL37 produces MAKRGNKKRARKKKKANHGKRPNS; encoded by the coding sequence ATGGCGAAGCGCGGCAACAAGAAGCGAGCCCGCAAGAAGAAGAAGGCCAACCACGGAAAGCGTCCCAACAGCTGA
- the meaB gene encoding methylmalonyl Co-A mutase-associated GTPase MeaB, which yields MVDVPQLVAQAREGRPRAVARLISLVEGASPQLREVMAALAPLTGTAYVVGLTGSPGVGKSTTTSALVSAYRQAGKRVGVLAVDPSSPFSGGALLGDRVRMSDHASDPGVYIRSMATRGHLGGLAWAAPQAIRVLDAAGCEVILVETVGVGQSEVEIAAQADTSVVLLAPGMGDGIQAAKAGILEIGDVYVVNKADRDGADATARELNHMLSLGESRGKGDWRPPIVKTVAARGTGIDELVEALEKHRAWMDERGVLAQRRTARAAREVETIAITALRARLADVHGDARLDALAGRVAAGELDPYAASDALLATLTEPADPTE from the coding sequence GTGGTGGACGTCCCCCAGCTGGTGGCCCAGGCCCGTGAGGGCAGGCCGCGAGCGGTCGCCCGGCTGATCTCGCTGGTCGAGGGGGCGTCCCCGCAGCTGCGCGAGGTGATGGCGGCGCTGGCGCCGCTCACGGGCACCGCGTACGTGGTGGGCCTCACCGGCTCCCCGGGCGTCGGCAAGTCCACGACGACCTCGGCGCTGGTTTCCGCGTACCGGCAGGCCGGCAAGCGGGTCGGCGTCCTGGCCGTCGACCCGTCCTCGCCGTTCAGCGGGGGCGCCCTGCTGGGCGACCGGGTGCGGATGTCGGACCACGCCTCCGACCCGGGGGTCTACATCCGCTCCATGGCCACCCGAGGCCACCTGGGCGGGCTCGCATGGGCCGCCCCGCAGGCGATCCGGGTGCTGGACGCGGCCGGCTGCGAGGTGATCCTGGTCGAGACCGTCGGGGTCGGGCAGTCGGAGGTGGAGATCGCGGCGCAGGCGGACACCTCGGTGGTGCTGCTGGCCCCCGGGATGGGCGACGGGATCCAGGCCGCGAAGGCGGGCATTCTGGAGATCGGCGACGTCTACGTGGTGAACAAGGCCGACCGGGACGGCGCGGACGCCACCGCCCGGGAGCTGAACCACATGCTGAGCCTGGGGGAGTCCCGGGGCAAGGGCGACTGGCGGCCGCCGATCGTGAAGACGGTCGCGGCGCGCGGTACCGGCATCGACGAGCTGGTCGAGGCGCTGGAGAAGCACCGGGCGTGGATGGACGAGCGCGGGGTGCTGGCGCAGCGGCGTACGGCCCGGGCCGCGCGCGAGGTGGAGACCATCGCGATCACCGCGCTGCGGGCCCGGCTGGCCGACGTGCACGGCGACGCCCGCCTGGACGCGCTGGCCGGGCGGGTGGCGGCGGGCGAGCTGGATCCGTACGCGGCCTCGGACGCGCTGCTGGCGACGCTGACGGAACCGGCGGATCCGACGGAATAG
- a CDS encoding acetyl-CoA C-acetyltransferase: MSGTNNSTSVIVAGARTPMGRLLGSLKSFSGADLGGFAIKSALERAGISGDQVQYVIMGQVLQAGAGQIPARQAAVKGGIPMNVPALTINKVCLSGLDAIALADQLIRAGEFDIVVAGGQESMTNAPHLLPKSREGFKYGAIEMLDAMAYDGLTDAFENIPMGLSTETHNTRLGIERAPQDAFAATSHQRAAAAQKNGVFEAEITPVEIPQRKGEPVVFSQDEGIRAETTVESLGKLRPAFAKDGTITAGTSSQISDGAAAVVVMSKAKAEELGLEWLAEIGAHGNVAGPDNSLQSQPSNAILHALKKEGLGVEDLDLIEINEAFAAVAVQSMKDLGVTPEKVNVNGGAIALGHPIGMSGARVVLHLALELKRRGGGVGAAALCGGGGQGDALIVRVP, encoded by the coding sequence ATGTCCGGAACGAACAACTCCACGTCAGTGATCGTCGCCGGGGCCCGCACGCCCATGGGGCGACTGCTCGGCTCGCTGAAGTCCTTCTCGGGTGCCGACCTCGGCGGCTTCGCCATCAAGTCCGCGCTGGAACGCGCCGGGATCTCCGGCGACCAGGTCCAGTACGTGATCATGGGCCAGGTGCTGCAGGCCGGAGCGGGTCAGATCCCCGCGCGCCAGGCCGCCGTCAAGGGCGGGATCCCGATGAACGTTCCCGCGCTCACCATCAACAAGGTGTGCCTGTCGGGCCTCGACGCCATCGCCCTGGCCGACCAGCTCATCCGCGCCGGGGAGTTCGACATCGTGGTCGCGGGCGGTCAGGAGTCCATGACCAACGCCCCGCACCTGCTGCCGAAGTCCCGCGAGGGCTTCAAGTACGGCGCCATCGAGATGCTCGACGCGATGGCCTACGACGGTCTCACCGACGCCTTCGAGAACATCCCGATGGGCCTGTCCACCGAGACGCACAACACCCGTCTGGGCATCGAGCGGGCCCCGCAGGACGCCTTCGCGGCCACCTCCCACCAGCGCGCCGCCGCCGCGCAGAAGAACGGCGTCTTCGAGGCCGAGATCACCCCGGTCGAGATCCCGCAGCGCAAGGGCGAGCCGGTGGTGTTCTCGCAGGACGAGGGCATCCGGGCCGAGACCACGGTCGAGTCCCTCGGCAAGCTGCGTCCCGCCTTCGCCAAGGACGGCACCATCACGGCCGGCACCTCCTCGCAGATCTCCGACGGCGCCGCCGCCGTGGTCGTGATGAGCAAGGCCAAGGCCGAGGAGCTCGGCCTGGAGTGGCTCGCCGAGATCGGCGCCCACGGCAATGTGGCGGGCCCGGACAACTCGCTCCAGTCGCAGCCCTCCAACGCGATCCTGCACGCCCTGAAGAAGGAGGGCCTCGGCGTCGAGGACCTCGACCTCATCGAGATCAACGAGGCCTTCGCGGCGGTCGCCGTGCAGTCGATGAAGGACCTCGGAGTGACCCCGGAAAAGGTGAACGTCAACGGCGGCGCCATCGCCCTGGGTCACCCGATCGGCATGTCCGGCGCCCGCGTGGTGCTGCACCTGGCGCTGGAGCTCAAGCGCCGCGGCGGCGGGGTCGGCGCGGCCGCCCTGTGCGGCGGCGGCGGGCAGGGCGACGCCCTGATCGTCCGCGTCCCGTAG